Genomic window (Chryseobacterium sp. H1D6B):
ATGAAAAAACATGCGAAAATTACTTTTGTTATAGTAGTGTTCATAATAGTGGATTTATTAATAATTATATAAAATATATACGATGCAAAAGAATTTTCAGATTTTGATTATACATATATATAATTTTAGTATTTTTGAATTGAAAAATAAAAAGCCATAAAAACAAATTATTCAGAAGAAGAGCTTCTCGTTTTGCTTAAAGGTAAAGACGAAATTGGTTTTCATTATTTGTATGACCATTATTCTGGCGCACTATATGGTGTGATCTTCAGAATTGTGCAGTCAAAAGAATATACTGAAGAAATTATTCAAGACGTTTTTGTGAAAATATGGAATTCTATTCATCAATATGACGCAGGTAAAGGAAGATTTTACACATGGATGATTAATATTGCCAGAAATACTTCTATAGATTATTTAAAATCTAAAGGCTTCCAAAACGAATTAAAAAACCAATCCATTCCAGATTTCGTATATAATACTGCGGAACTTT
Coding sequences:
- a CDS encoding sigma-70 family RNA polymerase sigma factor → MLKGKDEIGFHYLYDHYSGALYGVIFRIVQSKEYTEEIIQDVFVKIWNSIHQYDAGKGRFYTWMINIARNTSIDYLKSKGFQNELKNQSIPDFVYNTAELSTSDKTDFIGFSDVLQGLESDKQELINLAYYQGYTQNEISEKLEMPLGTVKTKMRNALIKLKDLLKDYQ